A genomic window from Motilibacter aurantiacus includes:
- a CDS encoding DUF3499 domain-containing protein: MRPARRCTRTACGRPAVATLTYVYADSTAVLGPLATYAEPHCYDLCAEHAERLTAPRGWEVVRLAVGAAEPEPTSDDIEALADAVREAARPLPPEQRTGTFPDAAPVQGRRGHLRVLRSPDS; this comes from the coding sequence GTGAGACCAGCCCGTCGCTGCACCCGCACGGCCTGCGGGCGCCCTGCCGTGGCGACGTTGACCTACGTCTACGCCGACTCGACCGCGGTCCTCGGGCCGCTGGCGACCTACGCCGAGCCGCACTGCTACGACCTCTGCGCCGAGCATGCGGAGCGGCTCACCGCCCCGCGCGGGTGGGAGGTCGTCCGGCTCGCCGTGGGCGCGGCCGAGCCCGAGCCGACCAGCGACGACATCGAGGCGCTGGCCGACGCCGTGCGTGAGGCCGCCCGTCCCCTGCCGCCGGAGCAGCGGACGGGGACGTTCCCGGACGCGGCGCCGGTGCAGGGGCGTCGCGGGCACCTGCGGGTGCTGCGCAGCCCGGACAGCTGA
- a CDS encoding metallopeptidase family protein, producing MPIPRRRDRHGRGLRGPLGPSSVPLSRSRGEVFDGLVLDAVEHLERRWEDRMRDIEIGVENVPPVEAPPDSPDPVPLGRAFPRVGDLPPRIVVYRRPLETRALDRRDLADLVQDVVTEQVAELLGVDPGTLDPGYGGPAEED from the coding sequence GTGCCGATCCCCCGACGCCGTGACCGCCACGGGCGGGGCCTGCGCGGCCCGCTCGGGCCGTCCTCCGTGCCGCTCAGCCGGTCGCGCGGCGAGGTCTTCGACGGGCTCGTCCTCGACGCCGTGGAGCACCTCGAGCGGCGCTGGGAGGACCGGATGCGCGACATCGAGATCGGGGTCGAGAACGTCCCGCCGGTCGAGGCGCCGCCCGACAGCCCGGACCCGGTCCCGCTCGGCCGCGCCTTCCCGCGCGTCGGGGACCTGCCGCCGCGGATCGTGGTCTACCGCCGCCCGCTCGAGACCCGGGCCCTGGACCGGCGCGACCTGGCCGACCTCGTGCAGGACGTCGTGACCGAGCAGGTCGCCGAGCTGCTCGGCGTCGACCCGGGGACGCTCGACCCGGGCTACGGCGGCCCTGCCGAGGAGGACTGA
- a CDS encoding phosphomannomutase/phosphoglucomutase has product MADLSKIIKAYDVRGLVGTDVTEDLARAVGVAFVKVLGVDRAVIGRDMRPSSPGLAAAFADGVTSQGASVIDIGLASTDQLYFASGSLDRAGAMFTASHNPAKYNGIKMCRAGATPVGQESGLRDIADLVSDYLDNGLPEPVATRGTVEQRDVLSDYAAHLKKLVDLSGARPLKVVVDAGNGMAGHTAPVVFEGLPFEVVPMYFELDGNFPNHEANPIEPENLVDLQAAVREHGADIGLAFDGDADRCFVVDERGELVSPSTITSLVAVRELAKEPGATVIHNLITSRSVPEIVTEHGGKPFRSRVGHSFIKADMAETGAVFGGEHSGHFYFREFWRADSGMLAALHTLAALGETPAGSTLSQLLADYTRYSASGEVNSTVADADERSAAVEKEFGSREGVEVDRLDGLTFTHADWWFNLRKSNTEPLLRLNVEAADRPAMEALRDEVLAIVRAQS; this is encoded by the coding sequence GTGGCAGACCTGTCGAAGATCATCAAGGCATACGACGTCCGCGGCCTCGTGGGCACGGACGTGACCGAGGACCTGGCCCGCGCGGTGGGGGTGGCGTTCGTCAAGGTGCTCGGCGTGGACCGGGCCGTGATCGGGCGGGACATGCGGCCGTCCTCGCCCGGGCTCGCGGCCGCGTTCGCGGACGGGGTCACCTCGCAGGGGGCGTCGGTGATCGACATCGGGCTCGCCTCGACCGACCAGCTCTACTTCGCCTCCGGCTCGCTCGACCGCGCTGGCGCCATGTTCACCGCGTCGCACAACCCGGCGAAGTACAACGGCATCAAGATGTGCCGCGCCGGTGCGACGCCCGTGGGCCAGGAGTCCGGGCTGCGCGACATCGCCGACCTCGTCAGCGACTACCTCGACAACGGGCTGCCGGAGCCGGTGGCGACGCGGGGGACCGTCGAGCAGCGCGACGTGCTGAGCGACTACGCGGCCCACCTGAAGAAGCTCGTGGACCTGTCCGGCGCGCGGCCGCTCAAGGTCGTCGTGGACGCCGGCAACGGCATGGCCGGGCACACCGCCCCCGTCGTGTTCGAGGGCCTGCCGTTCGAGGTCGTGCCGATGTACTTCGAGCTCGACGGCAACTTCCCCAACCACGAGGCCAACCCCATCGAGCCGGAGAACCTCGTCGACCTGCAGGCCGCGGTGCGCGAGCACGGCGCCGACATCGGCCTGGCCTTCGACGGCGACGCCGACCGTTGCTTCGTCGTGGACGAGCGGGGCGAGCTCGTCTCGCCGTCGACGATCACCTCGCTGGTCGCGGTGCGCGAGCTGGCCAAGGAGCCGGGCGCCACGGTCATCCACAACCTCATCACGTCCCGCTCGGTGCCCGAGATCGTCACCGAGCACGGCGGCAAGCCGTTCCGCTCGCGGGTGGGCCACTCGTTCATCAAGGCCGACATGGCCGAGACCGGTGCGGTCTTCGGTGGTGAGCACTCGGGCCACTTCTACTTCCGGGAGTTCTGGCGCGCCGACTCCGGCATGCTCGCAGCGCTGCACACGCTCGCGGCGCTCGGCGAGACGCCCGCGGGCTCGACGCTCTCCCAGCTGCTGGCCGACTACACCCGCTACAGCGCGTCCGGCGAGGTGAACAGCACGGTCGCGGACGCGGACGAGCGCAGTGCCGCGGTGGAGAAGGAGTTCGGCTCCCGCGAGGGCGTCGAGGTCGACCGGCTCGACGGGCTGACCTTCACCCACGCCGACTGGTGGTTCAACCTGCGCAAGTCCAACACCGAGCCGCTGCTCCGGCTGAACGTCGAGGCCGCCGACCGGCCCGCGATGGAAGCGCTGCGCGACGAGGTGCTCGCGATCGTACGGGCGCAGTCGTGA
- a CDS encoding DUF5719 family protein: MTRIPRRPAPALALAAVLLVLGAGVGTARAIRAEAPPADLSQPRSVPVAAAVLSCPAPAATGVTSSVVAAAAPAEEPAAVRGQLTMDRLTGRGRLEQPGAGELSRTRGQAVTAPVPPQTGPVLIRGTGALAPGLGAVQFSRTAAGLGRGIAVGGCDPAGTEAWLVGAGAEVGRSATLFLTNPDEAAAMVDVELWGPDGPVDAPGLRSVAIGPRAQQVVRLDAEAPAGRYGVHVVAREGRVATALRDDQYDGLQPLGTDWVPAAAAPATRVVVPAVLQGSGQRLLQILAPGDAGAVVSVRALGVDGEAAPDALAAVRVPAGSVAEVELGEALGRQAAALELTSDVPVTAGVLMRQGTAQGAGTTPGELAYTAASTALASGDQATLAYVPTGAGRLAELLLTAPEGGATVRVVPLAQPGRQAPSARTVLVGAASSVLVPLPTDAEAAYSVLLVVEAGSGEVYAGATLREAEPRGPMLTALPLRSAPVAVPVPAVHADPALGRD, encoded by the coding sequence ATGACCCGCATCCCGCGCCGGCCTGCGCCGGCGCTGGCGCTCGCCGCCGTCCTGCTCGTGCTGGGCGCCGGGGTCGGCACGGCCCGGGCGATCCGCGCGGAGGCGCCGCCGGCCGACCTGTCGCAGCCGCGCTCGGTCCCCGTCGCCGCGGCCGTGCTCAGCTGCCCGGCCCCCGCCGCCACCGGGGTGACCTCCTCGGTCGTGGCGGCCGCCGCGCCCGCGGAGGAGCCCGCCGCCGTGCGTGGTCAGCTCACGATGGACCGGCTGACCGGCCGCGGCCGGCTCGAGCAGCCCGGCGCGGGCGAGCTGTCGCGTACGCGGGGGCAGGCGGTCACCGCGCCCGTGCCGCCGCAGACCGGCCCCGTCCTCATCCGCGGCACCGGCGCCCTGGCGCCCGGCCTGGGCGCCGTGCAGTTCTCCCGTACCGCCGCGGGCCTGGGCCGCGGCATCGCCGTCGGCGGCTGCGACCCGGCTGGCACGGAGGCCTGGCTGGTCGGGGCGGGCGCGGAGGTCGGGCGCAGCGCGACCCTCTTCCTCACCAATCCCGACGAGGCCGCAGCCATGGTCGACGTCGAGCTGTGGGGCCCCGACGGCCCGGTCGACGCGCCCGGGCTGCGCTCGGTCGCGATCGGGCCGCGTGCCCAGCAGGTGGTCCGGCTCGACGCCGAGGCCCCCGCCGGCCGCTACGGGGTGCACGTCGTCGCCCGCGAGGGCCGGGTCGCGACGGCACTGCGCGACGACCAGTACGACGGGCTGCAGCCGCTGGGGACCGACTGGGTGCCGGCGGCGGCCGCCCCCGCCACCCGGGTCGTCGTCCCGGCGGTCCTGCAGGGCAGCGGGCAGCGCCTGCTGCAGATCCTCGCCCCCGGCGACGCCGGGGCCGTGGTCTCCGTGCGCGCCCTGGGGGTGGACGGGGAGGCCGCTCCCGACGCCCTCGCGGCCGTGCGTGTCCCGGCCGGGTCCGTGGCTGAGGTCGAGCTCGGCGAGGCCCTCGGCCGGCAGGCCGCGGCCCTCGAGCTCACCTCCGACGTCCCCGTCACGGCCGGCGTGCTCATGCGGCAGGGGACGGCGCAGGGGGCGGGCACGACGCCCGGGGAGCTGGCCTACACCGCGGCCTCGACCGCGCTGGCCAGCGGCGACCAGGCCACGCTTGCGTACGTCCCCACCGGGGCGGGGCGGCTGGCCGAGCTCCTGCTCACCGCTCCTGAGGGCGGCGCGACGGTGCGGGTCGTCCCGCTCGCGCAGCCCGGCCGGCAGGCTCCGTCCGCGCGTACCGTCCTCGTCGGGGCCGCCAGCTCGGTGCTGGTGCCGCTGCCGACCGACGCGGAGGCGGCGTACTCCGTCCTGCTCGTCGTCGAGGCCGGCTCGGGCGAGGTGTACGCGGGGGCGACCCTGCGCGAGGCCGAGCCGCGCGGGCCGATGCTCACCGCGCTGCCGCTGCGCTCCGCGCCGGTCGCGGTGCCGGTGCCGGCGGTCCACGCCGACCCCGCCCTCGGCCGCGACTAG